One Mobula hypostoma chromosome 5, sMobHyp1.1, whole genome shotgun sequence DNA segment encodes these proteins:
- the LOC134346905 gene encoding mucin-3A-like produces MRTSTKPPSQPNSTSNLLTTNTTTSRTTSTTTSSSTSKKPVLTTAVTTPRTTVRPTTTKLPEKNPCQNGGTWDDDDDECDCPDPYEGDYCERIDDDIDVDEVEAGVDVTLRITSRNFTKDLEDKESPEYKDFSKDFENQMDNIYRSVEGYRGLKIIKIRKGSIIVDHEVLLAMNTSEGFSDAVLNKTVENIKTSLKNSNSAGGNNGFEFDTSSITVKKPVLKDNCTSSVPGNAGKYYKLVFTAKGARCVSVCDSARNDSMKCGSGMCGMTNDGPLCYCDVSQDYWYFGVHCDHTIHKNGFIAGLSVTLIVLVLGLLAIIIYNMKFRRTIKQFESKR; encoded by the exons ATGAGGACTTCAACAAAGCCACCAAGTCAACCCAACAGCACATCAAACTTGCTAACTACAAATACCACAACAAGCCGCACGACATCCACAACGACCTCCTCCTCGACATCCAAAAAGCCGGTGTTGACGACAGCTGTTACAACTCCTCGGACCACTGTGCGTCCCACCACAACTAAATTACCAG AAAAAAATCCATGCCAGAATGGAGGGACCTgggatgatgatgacgatgaatgTGATTGCCCCGATCCCTATGAAGGGGACTATTGTGAACGTATAGATGATGACATTGATGTTG ATGAAGTTGAAGCCGGTGTCGATGTCACACTCAGGATAACAAGTCGCAATTTTACAAAAGACCTGGAGGATAAGGAATCACCAGAATACAAAGACTTCTCAAAGGACTTTGAAAATCAG ATGGACAACATTTATAGATCGGTTGAAGGATACAGAGGCCTGAAGATTATAAAAATCAG GAAAGGCAGTATCATTGTGGATCATGAAGTTTTACTTGCTATGAACACCTCGGAAGGATTTTCTGATGCGGTTCTCAATAAAACAGTCGAAAATATCAAAACAAGTCTAAAAAATTCAAATTCAGCGGGAG GCAACAATGGATTTGAGTTTGATACTTCAAGTATAACTGTGAAAAAGCCTGTTTTAAAAG ATAATTGCACTTCATCTGTTCCTGGTAATGCCGGTAAATACTATAAACTGGTTTTCACTGCGAAGGGCGCCAGATGTGTTTCAGTATGTGATTCAGCAAGGAATGACTCAATGAAGTGTGGAAGTGGAATGTGCGGAATGACAAATGATGGACCCTTGTGCTA TTGCGACGTGAGTCAAGACTACTGGTACTTTGGTGTTCACTGTGATCATACGATTCACAAGAATGGATTCATTGCTGGTTTATCAGTGACACTAATTGTACTTGTCCTTGGCCTTCTGGCTATTATCATCTACAACATGAAGTTTCGCAGGACCATAAAGCAATTTGAAAGCAAAAGGTAG